From the Daucus carota subsp. sativus chromosome 8, DH1 v3.0, whole genome shotgun sequence genome, one window contains:
- the LOC108204052 gene encoding uncharacterized mitochondrial protein AtMg00820-like: MVQQVKVKQLMQQMVELKEVINCLDDQKDDVGGIKESEPSSCEDAKGHLNWEATLEEEISAHHKNETWDLEPKPKGVEPISSKWIYKVKRKSDGSVDRYKTRLVARGFSQKHGLDYEETFSPVAKMTLVRATLSTAASKGWKLWQLT; encoded by the exons ATGGTTCAGCAAGTGAAAGTGAAACAACTCATGCAGCAGATGGTGGAACTTAAGGAAGTGATCAACTGCCTAGACGATCAGAAAGATGACGTGGGAGGAATAAAAG AATCTGAACCATCATCATGTGAAGATGCTAAAGGACATCTAAATTGGGAAGCTACTCTGGAGGAAGAAATATCAGCACACCATAAGAATGAGACATGGGATCTAGAACCTAAACCTAAAGGAGTCGAGCCAATTTCTTCCAAATGGATTTACAAAGTCAAGCGTAAATCTGATGGAAGTGTGGACCGATATAAGACGAGACTTGTGGCTCGTGGTTTCTCCCAAAAACATGGCCTTGACTATGAAGAAACTTTCAGTCCAGTAGCTAAGATGACATTAGTTCGAGCTACTTTATCTACGGCAGCTTCTAAAGGATGGAAACTTTGGCAATTGACGTAA
- the LOC108192527 gene encoding tetraspanin-2 codes for MAVSNNIITAVNFIALMCSIPIITAGIWLSSKQDNQCIHWLRFPVIFIGILFLLVALSGFVGAYWNKPGLLSFFLFSMAFLIVFLLVLLILAFTVARPSGQFSVPGRRYKEYRLTGFSKWLRDHVTDDENWHGIRACLANSKVCPKLSQEYDSAYQFFNAHLTPIESGCCKPPTMCGYQYVNPTMWINPVNSVADADCSIWNNDPSQLCYSCDSCKAGLLGNLRKEWRKANVILIVAVVVLICVYLIACSAFKNAQITNLSQHK; via the exons ATGGCAGTTAGCAACAACATCATAACAGCAGTGAACTTCATAGCACTAATGTGTTCCATCCCTATAATCACGGCCGGAATATGGCTTTCCTCCAAGCAAGACAACCAGTGCATCCACTGGCTCCGCTTTCCAGTCATCTTCATTGGAATCCTCTTCCTCCTTGTGGCCTTATCGGGTTTTGTAGGCGCTTACTGGAACAAACCAGGACTCCTGTCTTTCTTCCTATTCTCCATGGCCTTTCTCATTGTTTTCCTCCTAGTTCTCCTCATCCTTGCATTCACCGTTGCTCGACCCTCTGGCCAGTTCTCTGTACCTGGTCGTAGGTACAAGGAGTATCGTCTCACGGGATTTTCCAAATGGCTGAGGGATCATGTTACAGATGATGAAAACTGGCATGGTATAAGGGCTTGTTTAGCTAATTCTAAAGTTTGTCCCAAGCTTAGTCAAGAATATGACTCTGCTTATCAGTTTTTCAATGCTCATCTCACTCCTATTGAG TCAGGATGTTGCAAGCCACCAACTATGTGCGGGTACCAGTACGTGAACCCGACAATGTGGATAAACCCGGTGAATTCAGTTGCTGATGCAGATTGCTCTATCTGGAATAATGACCCTAGCCAATTGTGCTACAGTTGCGATTCTTGCAAGGCTGGTTTACTAGGGAACCTCAGGAAGGAATGGAGAAAAGCTAATGTCATTTTGATTGTGGCTGTCGTGGTTTTGATCTGCGTTTATCTCATCGCCTGCAGCGCCTTTAAGAATGCTCAAATCACGAATCTTTCTCAGCACAAGTAG
- the LOC108192349 gene encoding inactive protein kinase SELMODRAFT_444075 isoform X1: MFQHVHFLYTKTHTQNYNYNGQASRFLMGMREQSKVRDLNVEERQLLVAIKASGEIPRTAVVWALTHVVQPGDCLKLLVIIPVLSSSKKIWGFRKFGSDCTSSHWRSLSGTVPYQKDDIVDSCSDMMLQLRDVYDIDKIKLKIKVVCGSPSGVVAAEAKKAQTHWVVLDKKLKTEAKLCMEQLESNLVVMKKSQAKVLRLNLVGSPKMETDISSASDSSAEHGVSDHSLWKATRVPNVTPTSSPEHSSCKITGAGKLPISNLNLITSPFVTSDFNWDLNKERFLYTDRYQSPDDSDSDTESEDFSSPSTSSSSQQWMRDGLSSSGELSKYLVKKSQLSSGRYLNPVSEGLRGKFSELDRDHEIKVLTDRHNQDSSKNLRTTISCTRNTLAEPPPLCSVCQHKAPVFGKPPQWFTYAELEHATDGFSEANFLAEGGFGSVHRGVLPDGQVIAVKQHKPASSQGDHEFCSEVEVLSCAQHRNVVMLIGLCVEDRKRLLVYEYICNRSLDHHLYVNLDALEWSARRKIAVGAARGLRYLHEECRVGCIVHRDMRPNNILLTHDFEPLVGDFGLARWQPEGDMGVETRVIGTFGYLAPEYTQTGEITEKADVYSFGVILVELITGRKAMDINRPRGQQCLTEWARPLLEKNTITELIDPRLRSGYIEQEISCMVHCASLCIRKDPHLRPRMSQVLWMLEGDTSMNSCI; the protein is encoded by the exons ATGTTCCAGCACGTCCATTTCCTTTatacaaaaacacacacacaaaactaCAATTATAACGGCCAGGCCAGCAGATTTCTG ATGGGTATGAGGGAACAGAGTAAAGTGAGGGACTTGAATGTGGAAGAGAGACAACTTCTTGTAGCTATTAAAGCATCTGGTGAAATTCCAAGAACTGCTGTGGTTTGGGCTTTAACTCATGTTGTTCAACCTGGGGATTGTCTTAAACTGCTAGTGATCATTCCTGTTTTGAGTTCAA GTAAAAAAATATGGGGTTTCCGTAAATTTGGAAGTGATTGCACCTCTAGTCACTGGAGATCTCTTTCTGGAACAGTGCCATATCAGAAAGATGATATTGTAGACTCATGCTCCGATATGATGCTTCAACTCCGTGATGTATATGATATAGATAAG ATAAAACTCAAGATAAAAGTTGTCTGTGGCTCACCAAGTGGAGTAGTGGCTGCTGAAGCCAAAAAAGCTCAAACACATTGGGTTGTATTGGATAA AAAACTAAAGACGGAGGCAAAACTTTGCATGGAACAGCTAGAATCCAATCTTGTTGTAATGAAAAAGTCTCAGGCTAAAGTACTTCGTTTAAATCTGGTTGGATCACCTAAGATGGAAACTGATATTTCATCTGCGTCAGATTCATCTGCAGAACATGGGGTAAGTGACCACAGTCTGTGGAAGGCCACTCGGGTGCCAAATGTCACTCCAACAAGCAGTCCAGAACATTCATCTTGTAAAATCACTGGTGCTGGAAAACTGCCGATATCAAACTTAAATCTGATTACATCACCATTTGTGACATCTGATTTCAACTGGGATCTGAATAAAGAGAGATTTTTGTATACAGACAGATATCAAAGTCCTGATGATTCTGACTCTGATACTGAAAGTGAAGACTTTAGTTCTCCTTCAACAAGTTCAAGTTCCCAGCAATGGATGCGAGATGGTCTTAGTTCTTCTGGTGAATTGTCAAAATATTTGGTGAAAAAATCACAGTTATCTAGTGGCAGATATTTGAATCCTGTGTCTGAAGGTTTAAGGGGAAAATTCTCTGAACTTGATCGAGACCATGAAATTAAGGTGCTGACTGACAGGCACAATCAAGACTCAAGTAAGAATCTGAGAACAACTATATCATGCACCAGAAATACACTTGCTGAACCTCCTCCATTATGTTCAGTATGTCAGCACAAAGCGCCTGTTTTTGGAAAACCTCCTCAATGGTTTACCTATGCAGAGCTAGAACATGCCACAGATGGATTCTCTGAAGCTAATTTCTTGGCTGAAGGTGGTTTTGGTTCTGTACACAGAGGTGTTTTACCAGATGGTCAGGTCATAGCCGTCAAACAACATAAACCAGCTAGTTCTCAGGGTGATCATGAATTTTGCTCTGAAGTTGAGGTCCTAAGCTGTGCTCAACATCGTAACGTGGTGATGCTCATTGGCCTGTGTGTGGAAGACAGGAAACGATTActagtttatgaatatatttgCAATAGATCTTTGGATCATCACCTATACG TGAATCTGGATGCACTAGAATGGTCTGCACGACGAAAAATTGCGGTTGGTGCTGCTCGAGGATTGAGATATCTTCACGAAGAATGTAGGGTGGGCTGTATTGTCCATCGTGATATGCGGCCAAACAATATTCTGCTCACACATGATTTTGAACCACTG GTTGGCGATTTTGGATTAGCTAGGTGGCAGCCAGAAGGAGACATGGGTGTAGAAACAAGAGTAATAGGAACATTTGG GTACTTGGCTCCAGAATACACTCAAACTGGTGAAATTACGGAAAAGGCTGATGTGTATTCCTTCGGGGTCATATTGGTGGAGCTCATCACTGGACGAAAAGCAATGGATATTAACCGGCCGAGGGGCCAACAGTGCCTCACGGAATGG GCAAGGCCGCTATTGGAAAAGAATACCATCACAGAACTGATTGATCCACGCTTGAGAAGCGGCTATATAGAGCAAGAGATCTCATGCATGGTACATTGTGCATCCTTGTGCATCCGGAAGGATCCTCATTTAAGGCCTCGCATGTCTCAG GTACTCTGGATGCTCGAAGGTGATACTTCCATGAATTCTTGCATATAA
- the LOC108192349 gene encoding inactive protein kinase SELMODRAFT_444075 isoform X2: protein MGMREQSKVRDLNVEERQLLVAIKASGEIPRTAVVWALTHVVQPGDCLKLLVIIPVLSSSKKIWGFRKFGSDCTSSHWRSLSGTVPYQKDDIVDSCSDMMLQLRDVYDIDKIKLKIKVVCGSPSGVVAAEAKKAQTHWVVLDKKLKTEAKLCMEQLESNLVVMKKSQAKVLRLNLVGSPKMETDISSASDSSAEHGVSDHSLWKATRVPNVTPTSSPEHSSCKITGAGKLPISNLNLITSPFVTSDFNWDLNKERFLYTDRYQSPDDSDSDTESEDFSSPSTSSSSQQWMRDGLSSSGELSKYLVKKSQLSSGRYLNPVSEGLRGKFSELDRDHEIKVLTDRHNQDSSKNLRTTISCTRNTLAEPPPLCSVCQHKAPVFGKPPQWFTYAELEHATDGFSEANFLAEGGFGSVHRGVLPDGQVIAVKQHKPASSQGDHEFCSEVEVLSCAQHRNVVMLIGLCVEDRKRLLVYEYICNRSLDHHLYVNLDALEWSARRKIAVGAARGLRYLHEECRVGCIVHRDMRPNNILLTHDFEPLVGDFGLARWQPEGDMGVETRVIGTFGYLAPEYTQTGEITEKADVYSFGVILVELITGRKAMDINRPRGQQCLTEWARPLLEKNTITELIDPRLRSGYIEQEISCMVHCASLCIRKDPHLRPRMSQVLWMLEGDTSMNSCI from the exons ATGGGTATGAGGGAACAGAGTAAAGTGAGGGACTTGAATGTGGAAGAGAGACAACTTCTTGTAGCTATTAAAGCATCTGGTGAAATTCCAAGAACTGCTGTGGTTTGGGCTTTAACTCATGTTGTTCAACCTGGGGATTGTCTTAAACTGCTAGTGATCATTCCTGTTTTGAGTTCAA GTAAAAAAATATGGGGTTTCCGTAAATTTGGAAGTGATTGCACCTCTAGTCACTGGAGATCTCTTTCTGGAACAGTGCCATATCAGAAAGATGATATTGTAGACTCATGCTCCGATATGATGCTTCAACTCCGTGATGTATATGATATAGATAAG ATAAAACTCAAGATAAAAGTTGTCTGTGGCTCACCAAGTGGAGTAGTGGCTGCTGAAGCCAAAAAAGCTCAAACACATTGGGTTGTATTGGATAA AAAACTAAAGACGGAGGCAAAACTTTGCATGGAACAGCTAGAATCCAATCTTGTTGTAATGAAAAAGTCTCAGGCTAAAGTACTTCGTTTAAATCTGGTTGGATCACCTAAGATGGAAACTGATATTTCATCTGCGTCAGATTCATCTGCAGAACATGGGGTAAGTGACCACAGTCTGTGGAAGGCCACTCGGGTGCCAAATGTCACTCCAACAAGCAGTCCAGAACATTCATCTTGTAAAATCACTGGTGCTGGAAAACTGCCGATATCAAACTTAAATCTGATTACATCACCATTTGTGACATCTGATTTCAACTGGGATCTGAATAAAGAGAGATTTTTGTATACAGACAGATATCAAAGTCCTGATGATTCTGACTCTGATACTGAAAGTGAAGACTTTAGTTCTCCTTCAACAAGTTCAAGTTCCCAGCAATGGATGCGAGATGGTCTTAGTTCTTCTGGTGAATTGTCAAAATATTTGGTGAAAAAATCACAGTTATCTAGTGGCAGATATTTGAATCCTGTGTCTGAAGGTTTAAGGGGAAAATTCTCTGAACTTGATCGAGACCATGAAATTAAGGTGCTGACTGACAGGCACAATCAAGACTCAAGTAAGAATCTGAGAACAACTATATCATGCACCAGAAATACACTTGCTGAACCTCCTCCATTATGTTCAGTATGTCAGCACAAAGCGCCTGTTTTTGGAAAACCTCCTCAATGGTTTACCTATGCAGAGCTAGAACATGCCACAGATGGATTCTCTGAAGCTAATTTCTTGGCTGAAGGTGGTTTTGGTTCTGTACACAGAGGTGTTTTACCAGATGGTCAGGTCATAGCCGTCAAACAACATAAACCAGCTAGTTCTCAGGGTGATCATGAATTTTGCTCTGAAGTTGAGGTCCTAAGCTGTGCTCAACATCGTAACGTGGTGATGCTCATTGGCCTGTGTGTGGAAGACAGGAAACGATTActagtttatgaatatatttgCAATAGATCTTTGGATCATCACCTATACG TGAATCTGGATGCACTAGAATGGTCTGCACGACGAAAAATTGCGGTTGGTGCTGCTCGAGGATTGAGATATCTTCACGAAGAATGTAGGGTGGGCTGTATTGTCCATCGTGATATGCGGCCAAACAATATTCTGCTCACACATGATTTTGAACCACTG GTTGGCGATTTTGGATTAGCTAGGTGGCAGCCAGAAGGAGACATGGGTGTAGAAACAAGAGTAATAGGAACATTTGG GTACTTGGCTCCAGAATACACTCAAACTGGTGAAATTACGGAAAAGGCTGATGTGTATTCCTTCGGGGTCATATTGGTGGAGCTCATCACTGGACGAAAAGCAATGGATATTAACCGGCCGAGGGGCCAACAGTGCCTCACGGAATGG GCAAGGCCGCTATTGGAAAAGAATACCATCACAGAACTGATTGATCCACGCTTGAGAAGCGGCTATATAGAGCAAGAGATCTCATGCATGGTACATTGTGCATCCTTGTGCATCCGGAAGGATCCTCATTTAAGGCCTCGCATGTCTCAG GTACTCTGGATGCTCGAAGGTGATACTTCCATGAATTCTTGCATATAA